In the genome of Nitrospira japonica, one region contains:
- a CDS encoding cbb3-type cytochrome c oxidase subunit I, which yields MTGFGWLLLASLLGMASLIGLVRGTPLPPGLRLVHVHGALVGGVAQMIMGAMLTFVSTLLMTGRDRRDSHPVLFAAMNGGALALVLGFGFRNYQVVAAAGCVVLAAFFWVGRDTWQQARRSVNRPPLNVWYYALALAALAGGLALGIGMAAQVIQPAWTGSARLVHLHLNLMGFVTVTIVGTMHNLLPTILQQPLHNPRLSRLVFFLLPAGIAVLISGFALSSLSIEFIGGTALALAVCLYAFNLFATWRASSRPGDAASDHLLTATFFLVLAVFMGLLVAANYLGEHPFLPFGTLHLVAYTHTALTGFVLQTIFGALSHLVPVTLAAHRVASNKKRGPYLDMLIRIMNRWRVAQVVGLSMGTAGLGLVASLTWTAPLGSVVVQTAVWVTFGLFLTSLTLFSVKLAWVFSTRAGKDTA from the coding sequence ATGACCGGATTTGGCTGGCTGCTGCTCGCCTCGTTGCTGGGGATGGCCTCGCTGATCGGATTGGTCCGCGGCACTCCGCTGCCGCCCGGACTGAGACTGGTGCATGTGCACGGCGCCTTGGTCGGCGGCGTCGCGCAGATGATCATGGGGGCCATGCTGACTTTTGTGTCCACGCTGTTGATGACCGGCCGGGACCGGCGGGACTCTCATCCCGTGCTCTTCGCCGCCATGAACGGCGGCGCCCTGGCGCTGGTTTTAGGATTTGGGTTCCGCAATTATCAGGTGGTGGCCGCGGCAGGCTGTGTTGTACTCGCGGCCTTCTTCTGGGTGGGCCGAGACACCTGGCAACAGGCACGCCGAAGCGTCAACCGGCCGCCGCTGAATGTCTGGTACTACGCGTTGGCCTTGGCGGCACTGGCGGGCGGGCTCGCGCTGGGCATCGGCATGGCGGCGCAGGTCATTCAGCCGGCCTGGACCGGCTCGGCCAGGCTGGTCCACCTGCATTTAAACCTCATGGGATTCGTCACGGTAACGATCGTCGGTACGATGCACAACCTGCTTCCGACGATCCTGCAACAGCCGCTTCACAACCCGCGCCTTTCCAGGCTCGTGTTTTTCCTGCTGCCGGCAGGCATCGCGGTGCTGATCAGCGGGTTTGCCCTTTCTTCCCTCTCCATCGAGTTCATCGGCGGCACCGCGCTCGCCCTCGCAGTATGTCTCTATGCCTTCAACCTGTTTGCCACCTGGCGAGCTTCCAGCCGTCCGGGTGATGCCGCATCGGACCATCTGTTGACCGCGACGTTCTTCCTGGTCTTGGCCGTGTTCATGGGATTGCTGGTCGCAGCCAATTACCTGGGAGAGCATCCCTTCCTGCCGTTCGGCACGCTCCATCTCGTAGCCTATACACATACGGCGCTGACCGGGTTCGTCCTGCAGACGATTTTCGGCGCACTCTCCCATTTGGTCCCGGTGACGCTTGCCGCGCATCGGGTCGCCAGCAACAAGAAACGCGGCCCCTACCTCGACATGCTCATCCGCATCATGAATCGATGGCGCGTCGCGCAAGTCGTCGGCTTGAGCATGGGAACAGCGGGGCTTGGCCTGGTGGCTTCACTCACGTGGACGGCACCGCTCGGTTCCGTCGTTGTCCAGACTGCGGTGTGGGTCACATTTGGCCTGTTCCTGACGTCGCTCACGCTCTTCTCGGTCAAACTTGCCTGGGTCTTCAGCACCCGGGCCGGCAAGGACACGGCGTGA
- the thiD gene encoding bifunctional hydroxymethylpyrimidine kinase/phosphomethylpyrimidine kinase, producing the protein MNTTLKQVLTIAGSDSGGGAGIQADIKAMSANGVFAMSVITAITAQNTQEVTDVFELPTSIIAAQIDAVFDDFDVAGVKIGMLSSAAVIDVVARLLNPQKVANLVVDPVMISKTGHPLLKPDAIEALKTQLFPLALLVTPNIHEAQQLSGIEIKSLADARRAAKVIHGFGCRHVLIKGGHLITERGTDLLYDGRFFHVFRSPFIETPHTHGTGCTFASAITAQLARGKALNDAIQTAKNYLTEAIRHGLAIGHGHGPTNHFYFLDN; encoded by the coding sequence ATGAACACGACGCTCAAACAAGTCCTGACGATCGCCGGATCCGACTCCGGCGGAGGAGCCGGCATCCAGGCGGACATCAAGGCGATGTCGGCCAACGGCGTCTTTGCCATGTCCGTCATCACGGCCATTACGGCTCAAAACACCCAGGAGGTGACGGACGTGTTTGAACTTCCCACGTCCATCATCGCCGCGCAGATCGACGCTGTGTTCGACGACTTCGACGTGGCGGGCGTCAAGATCGGAATGCTGTCTTCCGCCGCCGTCATCGACGTCGTGGCCCGGCTTCTGAATCCCCAGAAGGTTGCCAATCTGGTGGTCGACCCGGTGATGATTTCGAAAACCGGACACCCCCTTCTGAAGCCGGACGCGATCGAAGCCTTGAAGACGCAGTTGTTCCCGCTCGCCTTGCTCGTCACGCCGAACATCCACGAGGCGCAACAACTGTCCGGCATCGAAATCAAATCGTTGGCAGACGCGCGCCGGGCTGCAAAAGTGATTCACGGATTCGGCTGCCGGCACGTCTTGATCAAAGGCGGTCACCTGATCACGGAGCGGGGCACCGATCTGCTCTACGACGGTCGTTTTTTCCACGTGTTTCGGAGCCCGTTCATCGAAACTCCCCACACCCACGGAACCGGCTGCACCTTTGCTTCGGCCATCACCGCGCAACTGGCCCGGGGCAAAGCGCTCAATGACGCAATCCAAACCGCAAAAAATTATCTGACCGAAGCCATCCGGCACGGCTTGGCGATCGGCCATGGCCATGGCCCGACCAATCATTTCTATTTTCTGGATAACTGA
- a CDS encoding HEAT repeat domain-containing protein, with translation MNKDQAVSPTILTPRQIAGHVVALLVGASLLALTFWLHTGSRAVPGLIRDLQSQDLQTEMLAAQGLSELKADAYPAASLLVDHALHHPNWSMRFAAASALRSIDLQAARQVMHDSLPGLGDSDAEVRRHTCALLGGLGLLAKPVVPALVKMLADEDDLTRERAIEALGAIGVPQADVSTALTTALFDRAPGVRHRAVSLFAFAVPIPTTALVPLAGLQKDPDKAVASLARIALDRGGGVHRTDVQMLMARLQRRNDREEALQRLARLGPPAAEAVPAIVPLLDDRLPLHRYLAVETLEAIGPGAAHVLPALRRLLDDPDPIVREAVAVALRSIESATPATGATP, from the coding sequence GTGAACAAGGATCAGGCCGTTTCTCCTACCATTCTCACTCCGCGACAGATCGCGGGGCATGTCGTTGCCTTGCTGGTCGGTGCAAGCCTGTTGGCACTGACGTTCTGGCTGCACACCGGCTCACGGGCCGTGCCGGGCCTTATCCGGGACTTGCAGAGCCAGGACCTGCAGACCGAGATGCTGGCGGCACAAGGACTCTCGGAATTGAAGGCGGATGCGTATCCCGCCGCATCTCTGCTCGTCGATCATGCCTTACACCATCCTAACTGGAGCATGCGGTTTGCGGCGGCATCCGCGCTCCGCTCCATAGACCTTCAGGCCGCTCGCCAAGTCATGCACGATTCCCTTCCGGGGTTGGGCGATTCGGACGCGGAGGTCAGACGCCACACCTGCGCCTTGCTCGGTGGGCTGGGACTTCTCGCAAAGCCGGTTGTGCCGGCGCTGGTCAAAATGCTGGCGGACGAAGACGACCTCACTCGGGAACGAGCGATCGAAGCGCTCGGCGCGATCGGCGTTCCGCAGGCCGACGTATCAACCGCGCTGACCACGGCTCTGTTTGATCGGGCGCCCGGCGTGCGGCATCGAGCCGTCTCTCTGTTCGCCTTCGCCGTTCCAATCCCGACGACCGCGCTCGTCCCGCTGGCCGGTTTACAGAAGGATCCCGACAAAGCCGTGGCCTCGCTGGCGCGAATCGCATTGGACCGCGGCGGCGGCGTCCATCGCACCGACGTCCAGATGCTCATGGCGCGATTGCAGCGCAGGAACGATCGGGAGGAGGCATTGCAGCGTCTCGCCAGGCTGGGGCCCCCGGCGGCGGAAGCGGTTCCAGCCATCGTCCCGCTCCTCGACGACCGTCTCCCCCTGCATCGTTACCTGGCGGTCGAAACGCTCGAGGCCATCGGCCCCGGCGCCGCGCACGTGCTACCCGCCCTTCGGCGACTCCTTGACGACCCGGACCCGATCGTTCGCGAAGCCGTGGCGGTCGCCCTGCGATCAATCGAGTCAGCGACGCCCGCCACCGGAGCAACCCCGTGA